CCTATCATGCCAACTTCCCTGACAACCGGCCAATCGCTGGCGATATCCGCGAAGTGGATGCCGCCGCTATCCCCGAGCATGATGTGCTGGTGGCGGGCTTTCCCTGTCAGCCGTTTTCCATCGCCGGGGTCTCAAAGAAGAACGCCCTTGGGCGCTTGCATGGGTTCCAGGATGAAACACAGGGGACGCTGTTTTTCGACGTGTTGCGCGTCCTGATGCACCACCGCCCGGCGGCGTTCCTGCTGGAGAACGTCAAGAACCTCAAAAGCCATGACAAAGGCCGCACGTTCGACGTGATCCGACGCAAGCTGACCGAAGAGCTGGGCTACACGCTGCACACCCGGATCATTGATGCTGCCAATTTTGTGCCCCAGCATCGCGAGCGGATCGTGATGGTCGGCTTCCGCGAAAACACCGGGTTTTCCTATGATGATCTGGTGCTGTCGGGCAGGGCAGGGCGCGGTATGCGCGATGTGCTGCACCCAGAAAACGGGACGGAAGCACCGGAAAGCCACTTCACCGTGGGCCGGGATGCGCGGGTCAGCGACAAATACACGCTCAGCGACAAGCTCTGGCAGTATCTGCAAGGTTACGCGGCAAAGCACAAAGCGGCAGGCAACGGCTTTGGTTTCGGACTGGTGGACGGCGACAGCATCTCGCGGACGCTGTCAGCGCGCTACTACAAAGACGGATCGGAGATCCTTGTCAGCAGGGGCCGGGCAACAACCCGCGCCGCCTGACACCGCGCGAATGCGCGCGCCTGATGGGCTATGATGACAGCTTCCGCATCCCGGTCTCGGACACGCAGGCCTATAAGCAGTTCGGCAACTCGGTCGCTGTGCCGGTCTTTGCCGAGGTGGCCCGCCTGATGCGGCCGCATATTCTGGCACTGACAGAAGGGCAGGGCCTGCGCAAAGTTGGCTGATGTCCATGATCCCGCCACCCGGAGCCGCAACATGGCGGCTATCCGGGGCCGGGACACGAAGCCTGAGTTGATCATCCGCAAAGGCCTGCATGCGCGCGGGTTTCGATTCCGGATTCAGGGCCGTGAACTTCCCGGCAGGCCTGATCTGATCTTCCCGAAATATCAGGCGCTGCTCTGGGTGCATGGTTGCTTCTGGCACGGCCATGACTGCCCGATGTTCCACTGGCCGAAAAGCCGCGAAGAGTTCTGGCAGGCCAAGATCGGACGCAACCGGGAACGGGACGCGGAAACGTGGGCAGCGGCCAGAGCAGCTGGCTGGCGCTGCGGCACGGTCTGGGAATGTGCGCTGAAGGGCAGGGGGCGTCTGCCACCCGGGCAGGTCATTGACTCGCTGGCCCTCTGGCTGTCCTCTGATGCAGAAGAATTCTGCATTGAAGGCCAATGTATTGACAGCGCCGCTTACCCGCCTGCTTGACCAGATGGCCGCCCATGGGGCGGCCCGGTTTTATGTCAAACGGCTTGCCCCGAATGACAACTCAAAGAACCAAGTTTATCTGGGTGGTGGCTTCGGGGCGCTGAACATCATTCCGCATGGTCCGGTCGAGAGTGACGACAGCAGCCGGGCTGGCAGCGTGCGCGACAGGGCGAAAGCAATGGTGCGCTTCTTCTGGCTTGATGACGACGGCCTGTCGCCCGCGCCCGACGCGCAGCTGATCCTCTATCCGAAATACCCCGAAGTGCGGATGTCCGGTTTCCTGCGCGGGGCAGAGCGCGCGCCGAATGTCTTGATGAAATCGCGTGACGAAGGCCGGGTGCTGTTTTTCGGCATCTGCCCGGATGGCCGCGTTCTGGGCCATGTCGTTGCCAGTGACGATCCGATTGCCCGCGCCTTTGATGCTGCTGCGCCCGGCCTCGATGCAACCGGCATCTTCCTCGATCTGGAAAAGCTGCGCCACGGCGGCACCGACCCGAAAGAAGCGCTGCTGGCGGCACTCCGGCGCATCCATGCCAAGGGCTGGATCGCATCGCAGAAGATGGGCAGGGCAGGGGTGCCGGAACCCTACAGCGCCCGAAACGGCGGTGGCTATACGCTGGAGGCGGAACTGGGCATCTCCCCGAATGGGTACGCTGATCCCGACTTCATGGGCTGGGAAGTCAAGCAATATGGAGTGAGTGATTTCACCAGCTACCGCGCAAAGAGCCCTGTGACCCTGATGACGCCGGAGCCGACAGGCGGCCTGTACAGGGATGAAGGCGTCGCTGCATTCCTTCACCGCTATGGCTATGCCGACAAATCGGGAAAGGTTGACCGCATCAACTTCGGCGGCATCTATGCCGCCAGTCGCGATTTTCACCCGGAAACCGGCCTCATGTTGCGCCTCGCTGGGTATGACGCTGCCACCGGCAAGATCATCGATCTCGACGGCGGAATTGTCCTGCTCGACCAGGAAGACAATGTTGCGGCGTCATGGGGCTTCCGGGGCATCATATCCCATTGGAACCGCAAGCACGCCAAGGCGGTCTATGTGCCGTCCCTCATGCAGTTTCCGCCGCCGGAGTATAGCTATGGGGCTGCTGTCCAACTGTGCGAAGGTACTGACGTTCTCTTGTTTCTGGCGGCGGTTTCAGCAGGAAGCGTGTACTATGACCCGGGCATCAAGATTGAGGACGCCGGGACAGCAAGGCCTGTTATCAAGCGACGAAGCCAGTTTCGCGTCCGGCACGACGGGCTGAGTGCGCTATACCGGGGCTCGGAGATTGTATTGATTAAATAAAAAGCGAAACTCTGCGCCTGCATAGCTTAGGCTAGGACCGATAGATCTTGCATCACAGACACCATTCAGGCCGCCCGTTAGGGCTAAGCTGCCGTTTTTGACCTTCACGGCAAATGCGGAGTTTGCTCAATTCAACGTGTAACGCCGCCAGGGGATCGACCCGACAGGAACGCGAGCAAGAAAATTCACAATGTCACGTCTGCCACGATAGGTAGGCCTACCACGACTGTCTTGTGCCATTAGCACAATAGGCACACTAGGAAATGCAGGCTGGAAACTGCCAGCCACGCCATCTGCCTGCGCGCTATTGTCGAGGACATGCTTCTTTACAATCACGACGGCGAACGTGATGTTCTGCTCGCGGACCAAGGCACCTTCAAACTGCATCATATTCTCCAATAAAAGGAAGCCGTCCCAACCTTGGAACGGCTTCAGATTTCAGCCACGCGGGGGGACGGATCGTTCCCGTAAGAATCCCTGCCCCTGATCTGCCCGTTCGGGCGGTGGATCACTACCTCGCTTTGCTGATTGATTGCGATCTGACGCGCAGCTGCCGCTGCCTCCGCTTGAGTCGCATGGGTCGAGGTGACCCGCTGATTTCCGGCACCGCGCACGGCCCAGTCGCCGTTGTGAGGCACCACGTGCTGATTCTTGCCCGACATTGACACACTCCTTTTTTGTCACTGTCTCGATAGTATGGATTTTTTAGCTACTTACAAGCTAT
The DNA window shown above is from Gemmobacter aquarius and carries:
- a CDS encoding very short patch repair endonuclease; the protein is MADVHDPATRSRNMAAIRGRDTKPELIIRKGLHARGFRFRIQGRELPGRPDLIFPKYQALLWVHGCFWHGHDCPMFHWPKSREEFWQAKIGRNRERDAETWAAARAAGWRCGTVWECALKGRGRLPPGQVIDSLALWLSSDAEEFCIEGQCIDSAAYPPA
- a CDS encoding MvaI/BcnI family restriction endonuclease; the encoded protein is MQKNSALKANVLTAPLTRLLDQMAAHGAARFYVKRLAPNDNSKNQVYLGGGFGALNIIPHGPVESDDSSRAGSVRDRAKAMVRFFWLDDDGLSPAPDAQLILYPKYPEVRMSGFLRGAERAPNVLMKSRDEGRVLFFGICPDGRVLGHVVASDDPIARAFDAAAPGLDATGIFLDLEKLRHGGTDPKEALLAALRRIHAKGWIASQKMGRAGVPEPYSARNGGGYTLEAELGISPNGYADPDFMGWEVKQYGVSDFTSYRAKSPVTLMTPEPTGGLYRDEGVAAFLHRYGYADKSGKVDRINFGGIYAASRDFHPETGLMLRLAGYDAATGKIIDLDGGIVLLDQEDNVAASWGFRGIISHWNRKHAKAVYVPSLMQFPPPEYSYGAAVQLCEGTDVLLFLAAVSAGSVYYDPGIKIEDAGTARPVIKRRSQFRVRHDGLSALYRGSEIVLIK
- a CDS encoding DUF2188 domain-containing protein translates to MSGKNQHVVPHNGDWAVRGAGNQRVTSTHATQAEAAAAARQIAINQQSEVVIHRPNGQIRGRDSYGNDPSPRVAEI